In Setaria italica strain Yugu1 chromosome IX, Setaria_italica_v2.0, whole genome shotgun sequence, the genomic stretch AATCCTGTAAGTAAAAATGATTATCTTGGAGAATATACTGGTGAATTGATCTCTCACAAGGAAGCTGACAAGCGTGGCAAAATATATGACCGGGCAAACTCGTCATTTCTGTTTGATTTAAATGACCAGGTACCCCTTGTCCCTCCTCTCTGTTCCATTGGATTGGATTATTTGTTTAGTTCAAAGCAGTAAGCTTAATTCAATACATCCATGCAGTTTGTATTGGATGCTTATCGCAAGGGGGACAAATTGAAGTTTGCAAATCACTCGTCTAACCCCAACTGCTATGCAAAGGTAAGAATTGCAATTGTTGAGTACTATCTAGTAATTCTTTATTATGTTGCTGGTTTTAACTTCATATTACTTTCCAGGTGATGCTGGTGGCTGGCGACCATCGGGTTGGTATCTATGCAAAAGAACATATTGAGGCTAGCGAGGAGCTCTTCTATGATTACCGTTACGGGCCTGACCAGGCTCCGGCCTGGGCTAGGAGACCAGAAGGATCAAAGAAGGACGAAGCATCTATCTCTCACCATCGAGCACACAAAGTTGCTCGATAGTTGAAGAGTGGTCCCGTATACAATCTGGTGTAAATCAGTACTTCAATTAATACATGATTTAGTCCTAGATCATTATACAAGGGCTTCATCGGTAGATAAACATATTTTATATTCCTTCATAAATAAGCTCTCAGACATcaagtttgagaaaaaaaaaaagaatatcaaCATTGTGGACTTTAGGTTGGAAGGTGACCACCTTACTGTGTTGGCGAAAAGTTTGTTAATCATTCATGGACTTTAGGTTGGAAGGTGACAACCTTACTGTGTGTCTGTGTTGCGAAAAGTAAGTTATAGCTGATACTCctttcgtcccaaattattattcgttttaatttttctaggcacataaattattattcgttttaatttttccaggtacatagcttttattatgcatctagatatatatatatattatatctagatacataataaaatttatgcatctagaaaagctaaaatgaatattaatttgggacggaggattTATGCaactagaaaagctaaaacgaatattaatttgggacggagggagtaggaagcTTCCAATTGTTCCAAACTGTAGACGCTAGAGAATCTAATAGCCGAGATGGATATAGCCATGGCTTTTAAAATCTATATTTTGATACGACGGAATCTATGAGCCACATTTGTGCTCGCTCTTCAAATCAAATTTACATTTACAGACGAGAATAAAGACCCCACCCAACAAAAAAAAGGGGGCAATTAATTGAGTCACTAACTTGTTACATCCTTTTTTCTTGTGACGACACTAAATGGTAGAATAACAGCTCATTCCATGCATCCGGGACTCCAGGGAGGCACCAATGGCTGCAATCCTGAACGCTTGATGCTGTTAAACCTACCGCCTTCCGGCCATACACAGATGGGTGACCGTCTATCCTGATCCCAGATAGATTGGTAATGTTCAGAACTGTCACAGGAGTCTTCATTTGCTTTGTGACTTGTTCCAGGATCACGTTTCTCTCAGGTACCGGCCTTGCATGAGTATCATTAAGGGGCACCGTGCTCTCTCTGCAGTGTCCCCCTGAATTCCACTCTCCTCCGCTGAAATTAGCCATAAATTGTTACATTGACCTGCTTGCGCAGAGGAGACTGCAGCAACTCTGAAATTGCTCGTGTTAGGTTGAACGGTTAAGGGCCATACCTGAAATGCGATGGGGATGTGCTTCGGAAAAACACTCGAGTTTGCTGTGGATTGATGTAACGATCGACCCACGATGCCCAAGTGGTTAGTGCTCTTTGGTAAGCAGTATAGGCATCGAGATGGGGGTGAACATGATCCCCCTCTTGATAATAATTCACTCTGCGAAATAGTTTTAACAACCAGATGCTTAATAGCATGGTCTAGTTACTATTTCTTTGCAAGCTCTAGGTCTTGTAAGAACTAAGAATATCAATGGTTTTATTTGTTTCACGGTTGATTTCAAATAAGAATTTCGTTCATCTGAAGTGACTGTCATTCACATTAGTCAATACTCACCCAGCTTTTGTTTTGTGATGCGACCACCAATGGGCAGTGTTAAACACAAGCACGTCAGCACCTTTCCATCTTGATGAGCTTCGATCAATGGTATCGATCCGTAGTGTCTTTGTGCGCTTCTGGCCAATTCTTGCCTTGCCTTCGTGCACCAAGAAATGTGTCACATGAAATTCCACACTGCAGTTGTAGTCCTGTAACAACCATACCAAGATGATTACTATCTAGTATCTACAACTACAAGCCTAGACATTGATGAATGCAGTAGTCCTACATCAGATATAGTACtaaccaagaacttgaagttgTAATCCCCTTTCTCTTTAGTGATCTTCCGGCCACGAGTTTCATGAATCCTAGCAGGATCTGAGACTGCCATTCTCAGCAAGCACATCATGGATTCCCACTGGTTCCTATTTATGGAGTCCCCGATAAACACTAGCCGCTTTCCTCGCAGCATCTCAAGCATTCTCCTAGCATCGAACCTAAGTTTTGTCGCATGAAGTTAGCAAATAGCAAACTCATAGAGGTACCTTTAAACTCCTAAGCAACCAGAGGACTGAGCAAACGCACTAATACAAGTATACAACAAGCACCTCGGGATATTGCAATTCTTAGGCTGCCACCTCCACTTCATGTAGTTGTCATCCATTCTACCATTTGCTCCACAGCTGAATCCTTCATCTATAAATGGGCATGAATCACTCGTGTAAAGTGGATAGGTCTCATCAAACACCCAACCCCCGTCATAAACATCACAATGTACTGCATCGATTTGCGAGGAATCCATTTTGCTCGCGACGGCTTCCTCAATCAGATTAGGATCTTGCTTAACTGGATTGGCTGGAGCTGCCACGGAGTTGTTCTTCCCAGCTGAATGATCTGAGCTTTCCCGTTGCTCCCCTCGCTGATAAGCATAAGCTGCTTGTACAGAGGAACTGTATTCATTCCCCACATAACCATCTTGCAAGGATTCGCCTCTCACCACCATTACAGTACCTGAGGCTTCCATGGAGAAATTGACAGCTCTCACAGACTCTGCTCCCTCCAATTTCTCCGCTGTTGCCGTTACTTCCACGGAAGCAGAAGCATTGCCAACATCTAACGGCGTCTCTGCCTTTTTGCTAAGATTCTTGCCTTCGGCGGAGTTCGGCTTCTCGGACACTGATGAATCTTTCTCCAACTTCTCGCCATCTACGCCGACACGAACAGCTTCTTCTTTAGAATCTATAGCCAAACCCAAGGCTCCAATCGACGAGTAGTTTCCAGCTTCCGCAATCTCTTGGCCCCCCAAAACCTCACCATTCGCGGGTGCCCCACCATTTCCTCCTCCAGTAACCTCTCCTTTCACCTCTATCGCCGAGCCCGAGCCCACGACCGGAGCCGGCGATAGGTCGCCGGCACCCGCGCGGCGGGTTCCCTCCGCTACCCAATCCTTGCTCCGCCTCCCGCGAACCGCCTCGTCGACCTCCACCACCCCCGCGCCGCCCACGGGACCCCCAAGAGCCGGCGCCCGCTCAATGTCCACAGCGGAGCCATTGGCGCTGATGTGTGCGGAAGCGAATGGAAGCGGGCGGCCGTGGCGGAGGGCGAAGAGCGCGAAgaggaacgagaagaggagcgACGAGGAGgcgaaggagaggaggaggaggctctTGGGACTTACGAGGTGGTACGAGGAGGAATAAGAAGAGttagaggaggaggtggaggagctcctcTGCCTCTCCATTGCTCCGTGCTACGGTCCGCGGCCGCGGGGCAGGAAGCTACGGCTGGCGCGGCAATTGCTAGCCGCGCGGCTGGCGTGGTAATgaaggcggagcggcggggagTGGACGAAGGCGAGGAGGGGGCCGGTGTAACGGAAACGGAGCGGGGACTTTGGGGTGTCGTGGAGTAAGTGGGGAGTTAGCATAACCGTACCTGAATAATGTTCAGCTCTGACCCGTGTTTTCTTGGGATGACCTCTTTTTTTAGTGGGCTTTCTTGGATATCGAAGAGAAGCAGGTGTCCcccccgtttttttttttttaagcctCATGATGGGCTCATCAGCTCATGCTTTTTTGAACACCCCCTTTCTGAGATGGCTCATGGTTTTGAAGTGGCTGCATCTCAAATGATCAAAATGTGGTGGACGAGAAATCTGGTAGTTGTTGAGCAATGAGCATACGCTGCACACACAATCCATTTGTAATACCATAGGGTTTAGCCTAATTCATGGGATGGGCTAAAGCTAAAGTTTAGATAGGAGGAGAGAACTTTGTGTTTCCATGATAAGCAAACTATATTTTCATTGGCTGAAAGGAACATTTTAGGAGGCACACGACATTTGACTATGTGCCCGGCGTATAATCAGCTGGAGAAAAGATGCAAACATATACATTCTTACGCCCTCTTTTAGCAATCGAATTACATTTACAGGAAAAAATGGCCTAACTAAAAGAGAAGAAACGGGACCGATTGTTTAGTCACTATCTTGTCAGATCTTTTCCTTTTGAGGACAATAGATGGTAGAACAGCAGCTCATTCCATGTATCTGGCACTCCAGGAAGGCACCAATGGCTGCAATCCTGGGCGCTGGATGCTGTTAAATCTACCCCCTTCCGTCGAAAAACAGATGGGTGGCCATCGGTCCTTAGCCTGGACAGATCGGTAATGTTCAGAATTGTCACAGGCATCTTCATCTGCTTTGAGATCTGTTCAAGCATCACGTTTATCTCAGGCATTGGCCACGCACAGCTGTCGTTAGGTTCTAGTGTGCTCTCTCTGCAGTGCCCTCCTGAATTCCACTCTCCTCCGCTGAAACCAGCGATAAACATTACATAAGCATGCTGCATAGAGGAGACCCAAGCAAGCCAGCAGCTCTGAAGTTGCCAGTGTTAGACTGAACAGTGGAGGACCAGACCTGAAATGTGATGGGGATGAGCTCCGGAAGAACACTCGAGTTTTCCGTGGATCGATGTAGCGGTCGATCCATGATGCCCATGTGATTAGTGCTCTTTGGAAAGCTGTAGAGGCTTCAAGGTGGGGATGAACATGATCCCCTTCTTGATAGAAATTCACTCTGCAATTAACACGTAATCATCAGATGCTAGCAATTAGAGTATACCTATGTAAATACATGATCAGGCCATTGTTTCTCTGGAAGGTTAAAGGAAACAAGAATATCAAATATTGAATTTCTTTTATTATTTCATTCCAAATGAGAGCTATGTTCCACGCAGTGATAGCATGAATCAACACTCACCCAGCATTTGTTTTGTGATGCGACCACCAATGAGCAGAGTTGAACACAAGCACATCAGCACCTTTCCACCTTGATGAGCTCTGATCTATGGTATCAATCCGTAGTGTCATTGCGCGCTTTTGGCCGATTCTTGCTTTGGTTTCATGCACCAAAAAATGTGTAGTATGATACTCCACACTGCAATTATAGTCCTGCAACAACAATATTGAGATGACTATTACACAGTAGTCTAGAAACTGAACGGATTAGTTCTACATCAGCTATATATCATACGAACCAGGAACTTGAAGTTGTAATACCCTTTTTGTTTAGTAATCTTGCGGCCATGAGTTTCACGAATCCTTGAAGGATCTGGGATTGCTGTTCGTAGCAAGCACATCATGGATTCCCATTGGTTCCTGTTAATGGAGTCTCCAACAAACACTAGTCTCTTTCCTCGCAGCATCTCAAGCATTTTCCTTGCATTGAACCTAAAATTACCGCATGAAGTTAGTGAATAGCAACTTTCTAGTAGCATTTCCTAACTCGTAAGCAATGGATGAAGTGAGCAAATACAGTACTAGCGTAGCAACACCTTGGGACATTGCAATGCTTAGGCTGCCACCTCATCTTCATGTAGCTTTGATCCATTCTTCCATTAGCTTGGCAGCTGAACCCTTCATCTATAAATGGGCATGAATTGCTCCCATAGAGTGGATAGCTTTCGTCGAACACCCAACTCCCGTCAGAAACATCACACTGTGCTGCATTGCTTTGCGCAGAATCGATGCTGCTCTTAGCCCTTTCTTGCTCATCTGGATTGACTGGAGTTCCTCCTGGGTTGTTCCCCAACGTTGAATTATCTGAGCTTTCCCAGTGCCCCCCTTTCTGAGAAGCATAAGCTCCATGCACAGACGAATtgcgcccatcatcatcatgGCCGCCTCGCAAGAATTCATCTCTCGTATTCATTGCAGGACCTGAAGCTTGAACAGAGAAATTGACATCTCGCGAGGACCCCGTTACCTCCAATTTCTCTGCTGATGCAGCTGCCGAACCAAGAGTTTCGTTGCTAAGATTCTTGTCCTCAGCTAAGTTTGGCCTCTCCGAAATCAAATCTTTCGCTTTCGTCAGCCTCTCGCCACCACTGCCTTGAGCAGCAGCTTCTTTCACCTCCACAGCCGAATCCAAGCCTCCAAGAGAGTGGTTTCTTGCTTCCCCAACCTCTTGCACTTTCAAGACTTCACCATCCGAGGGTGCTCCACCATTTCCTCCTCCAGTAGCAGTTTCTTGCGCCTCCGTTACCGAGCCCACGCCCCGCACCGACAAGTCTCCGGGACCAGCGGGGCGGGCTCCCTCCGCGACCGAATCTCCTCTTCGGAGCCCAAGAACCGCCTCTtcgacctccgccgccgctgggccGCCCCAGTAACCCCAACCACCCGCAACAACCGGCGCGGGGGCAGCGGCGAACGCCAAGGGAAGGTGGAGCGGGCGGCCCTGGCGGAGGGCCAAGAGGAAGCAGGAGAGGAGGGATAAGGAGGCGAgggagacgaggaggaggctCTTCGGGCTCAGCAGGTGGCGGTGGTACGAGCTggagcaggaggcggggctCCTCTGCCTCTCCATTGGCCTGCGGGCGGCTGGGAAGGGTGGGGGGGAAGGAGGAGGCAGGTGAACAGCTTGCACGGCAATGGCGAGTCACCGAAGTGAGCCGTGGATcgtgttgtgacttgtgagtcgGTGACGTGATGAATGTGAAGTTCGGGTGCTGCGCTGGAAAGAGTTAGGTCCGTTTGTTTCGTTTCGTTAGTAccttctaaaatttctgtcacatcaaatatttaaatactaattagaaatattaaatatagtttaattataaaattaattgcacagacggAGATTAATTTggaagatgaatctattaagcctaattagtccatgatttgacaatatggtgctacagtaaaaatatgctaatgatggatagacttaatagattcatctcgggaattagcctccatctgtgtaattaattttataattagctcatgtttagtccttctaattagccttcgaatatttaatgtgatatgaattttagtccggctGTAAAATGGCTTCGGGAAAGAAGCTTCCCAAAATCCATTCTCTGGAGCCATTTGAGGGAGGCGGAGACGAAAAAACTGCTCCCCGCGGCTCCCTCCCTAACCCGCATCCCCAGCAGACCAAAATACCCCTGAAGTTGGATGCAATTACAGGGACGCAAAATATCCTGCAGCTCCCTCCCCAACGGCGGGCATGGCGCGCACAGGGTGGAGGCGAGTGGCGCTACGacgcgaggtggaggcggctggCGTTGGGAGCGAGATGGAAGCGGCGTAGGGGAGGAGGTGCGGCCGGAAGGCGCCGGTGGCGCGAGGGAAGGCGGCGAGGCAGGGGATCGAGTGAGAGCTGAGCGACGAGGAAAAAGGAGagcaggaggcggtggaggagtGGATAAAGGATAGAAGGGAAATTAGAGAGGGGAGAAAAtaaggaaagaaaagagaaaaataaaaaataaaacagatAAGGGTATTATAAATATTTAATCATTTTTATTCATGTTACACAGCCAAGAGAAATCATTTTATCAATATTTTTTCATCTAAATAAGTCGATATTAAAAAAATCTGCTTCACAAAACAAGTCATAGGCGCAACCGTGGCCCCCAAACGAACCTTTAGATGAAAAGGAAGCAATGATTGATCATTTAAAAGTGGCAGGACATGTGAGTACGTGACGGAGAGCACCTCGCTGATTCTGTCTCCATTaaattagggcctgtttggcaaccagctgttaaactttaacacccgtcacatcggatgtttggatgctaattaggagtattaaatataggctaattacaaaactaattgcacagatggagtataattcacgagacgaatctattaagcctaattagtccatgattttgacaatgtggtgctacagtaaccatttgctaatgatggattaattaggcttaatagattcgtctcgcgaattaacacagggttctgcaattagttttataattagctcatgtttagttctcctaattatcatccgaacatccgatgtgacactgttaaagtttaacacctcgtatccaaacacccccttagtcgcGGATGTTGACACCCCCTTAGTCTCCCAGCACCAAACAGTCAAAATGCAAGGAAAATGACAGACATTCTGACAAGATGACTATATATGGGGATTAGGGGTAAATGAAAACCTCAAGCAATCTTTTGAATGGCTGATCTCGCCTGATTCTAATTTCCACCCAATGCATCATGATGCGTCAACCTTGGAAACGTGTCTATGAGGGTCGCTGAGTTTCCAGTTGTTTGGAGataaaaggagaagaagcgggCAAAAGAAATGAAGCATTTCGGAAGCAATTGCAGCACGCCTGCAGCTGATGTATGCCTGTCGCACTAACCAAATTTCTACATCCCGACGAGCATTGTGAACGGAAGAGTTCACCCATTTTTGTGGAAGAGCACTGCCTTACGGCTCGATGTCAGTTATCACCGCGGTATCAAAACTACGAATTGACCAAAGAAATGATCCGTGTACATCCTTTGCATGATGCATACAGAACAATCGTGTAGCTTCAAGCAAACAAATTAATTGTACAATGAAAAGTTTGGGCATCTATATCACACGCAAGTATAATCTGTTGCTATTTTTTTGAACTTAAAGATAATCTGTTATACTATGAACCGCCGCTTAACTGCTTAAGCAAAGCAGCGACAGCGAGAGCCGATCTCACAAGTGcgaggcgccggccggccgtcagCTCGCCGCGACCAACGGCGTGAACACCGCCTTCGCAAGAACGTGCGTCTTCTTCTTTCCGAGCCCGAACCCGAAGATGTGGTTGATGTAAACGTCCCCGTCCTTCACCGTCGCCGACGCCCCCACCCGGTGGATCGGCCCGACGTACTGCCCGGTGACGCTCGCGGTCTCCCAGTCGTCGGAGCTCTCCACCAGCCGGCTCGGCATGCCGGCGACCACCAGCCTCGTCGCGGAGAGCAGCTCCAGCCCGTCCCCTCTCCTCAGCGACCCCTGCACCTTCACGACGCGCACCGTCTCCGTCTTCGGGTCGACCTTGAAGAGGTCGCCGCCGGAGGTGTGGATGACGAGGAGGTAGCCGTTCGGGTGGTGCACGATGCCGTTCAGGCCGATGAGGTTGTGCCGCGCCCCCGGCCGCTGCGTGAACGTGGCGTTCCTGATGACGCCCAGCAGCGCGCCGTCCGGGCTCACCTTCCAGATCTTGCTACCCCTGGCGTCGGTCACGTAGCCGTTGccgtcctcgtcggcggcgacgtcgtcgggAAACGTGGACTCGCCTGCAAAACCAAACAGCGATGGGTTAAGCTGGGTACACGGCACAGCGTACTCAATGTGTTCGGTCATGAAGGTCTGTCAGTGATAAAGCAGCTTAAATACGTGCTGCCTGGATCAATCAAATAACCAAACTTTCATTAGGGAAGAATTGGGACGTGCAAAAGATTATGGCGGTTCCAAGctaaggtcatgtttagttcactccaaaatcccaactttggcactatgcaaaaagaagattccccatcacatcaaacttgcggtacatgcatggagtactgaatgtagacgaaatcaaaaactaattgcacagttttgttgtactttgcgagacgaatcttttgagcctaattagtcaatatttgaacaataattcacaaatacaaacgaaacgctacagtattgcTACAGGAATTTTGGTtgcccaaagttgggcaactaaacaaggcctagttTTAGAAGCATTTAGCAGCCATCTAAAACCTCCTAAAAATGTGTTTGActccacctcctaaaagtgactaaaagcAATTAATGCAGTGCCAAAAAGACCATACAGCCCCTCCTTTGTACCCCTGCTCCTTCTCTGTAATCCCCaccccctctcctcttcttcctcatggCAGCCATGGCcctcgctctcctcctcctcgccgtctacACCGCCGcgcccgtggccgccgccggcgggtcCGCGGCCATGAACGGgaaccgcctccgcccgctgctTCCTTCCGTCtatctctccccctccctccagCGACAGAGACAGGGATGGGGCGAGGCAGAAGGAGGCGTTCGCGACGCGAGCTTGGTGAAGGCGGGGAGCCGCGGCCGCGCGATTCGCGTCCGGGATGGCCACGGGTGGCTGCGGCGCGGTGGGGCGGACGGGTGCCTCCGCCCTTGGCTGCTACGGGTGCCCGCCACCGGCGCCTCGGCTTCCGGCCCCGCCGCGGAAGGACGGGGTGGTGGGGCGCGTGAATGCGGCGGACGGAGTGACGGGGCAGCCGCCGGAGGTGGATGAAGGGGTGGTGGGCCGCGCGGAGGCGGTAGAGGAGGGGATGGACGGGCGGCCACCCGAAGATTGGAGTGAAGCCGGCGGTGAGGAGGAGCGGGGGCACCGCGGTCGGCCCGTGCGGCGGCACGAGGGAGCGAGGCCGGCGgatccggcgggcggcgtggaggaagaagggagcggcggcggggatgggggcggcgggggtggacgAGAAGGAGGGGTAACCAAGCAGGACCTATAAAGGAAAAATAAGCAGCAAGGAGTATAACGTTCTGACAACGACAGAAGCACATCCATGCAGAACAACTCGATGAATTGTGGAGGAAGACATGCATATGAGCAGTGGCGGATGCAGGATTTTCAAATTGGGTGTACATGGTGAACAGAGCAATTACGCCATAGAAAAATTTAATGGCATTCCCATTTTTACGCCTTCAAAATCAATTATAGGAAAATTGACGACGACCTTTAATTTAGCTCTAGCAGTACTTCCACTGCAGGAGTACTTCAGCCATGTTTGAAAACTGTGAATTTCGCAGGAGTTCTCTAGAAGGTCGCAGGTGTGCCAGGAGTATAGGAATACTGGAGAGAGTGAATTAGTTTCTACAGAAAACGTGAGCCATTCATTCACGTGGTGAAAAACGTACTTTCTGAATGCGTGCTTGCACTTTTTTTTGTCCACTGGAGAAAATTTAGCGCATCAGTACTGGGTGAAGACCGACTGAAAACAAAATTCATGTGTTCGAATAACACTGTTCTTAACTTTTCCAATTTTACTGATAGTGGAACTCCCTAACCGTAGTTCTCTGTACGGATTGTAACTGCAACCTGCAATCTTCATTCATGGAAGTCGAGACAGAATTTAATGCCTGCCATGAAACATTCAGGCAAATCTATACGATCCTACCGGACTaattccggcggcggcgcaaacTGAGGCCCACAGGTCAGTGACCTCCCGGGCGGCGGCTCCCTCCGGCCAAACCATAGTATTTAGTACGGAGTGATTAGCAAACAGGGCAAGGGCAATCGTGCCGCCGGGAGAGTGGAGACGTACCTGGCACGTCGAGGCGGGTGAGGAAGAGGCGGCGCCACGAGCCGAGGTCGTAGGCGGCCAGCGCGGCGTACCCGAGCCGCGGCAGGCGGTCGGCGTAGACCAGGAGCAGGCGGCGCCGGGGCGCGTCGACGGCGAGCCCCAGCGCGACCCTCCCGGCCGCGTCGGGGTCCGCCAGGACCACCCgctcctccgccaccccgccgccgcgcacctccGTGACGCCGGCGCCGAAGAAGGTGGACACCAGGAACCGGCCGCCTTCGGCGTCCCACTTGGCGCACTCGTGCAGCCACCCCTCGCCCGCGTAGTAGACCCCGCCGGCCGTGCCCTCCAGGAAcgcgaccgccgcggcggccgccaggGCCAGGGCGGCGAGCGCGGGCCCGCAGAACCCccgacgacctcctcctcctccggcgggaCTCCCGTCGGGGTCGCTTTGACGGCGGCAGCACCCACCGCACATGGCGAGATGCGGAGCGGAGGGCGGAGGCTCTGGAGACGACCCGGCCAGTGGTGCCCGGTGCGTGCGagaggcagggaggaggaggaggtttcTGCTTCGTTTGTTTTGACCAAATGGTTCGGATTACGGCCTtacggggaagggatcgagtcATCGATACGCTTTGTTTAGTGTATGGAGCAATGTGCCACCCCAGGTAAGccattccaatttttttaagGATAAAGTATTTTAAATTTAACCAAATTTTATTGTACAAATATATaatatgataccaaataagtattattagattctttattaaatatataattcatagtATATTTATTCGGTGCTATAAATTTTTTAATTCTCTTCAAATAAATTGAAATGACATGCAAttaggaacggagggagtaatataaaATATAAAGCGAGCGGTTTAGGTGTGGTTTTGGTGGGTATTTGGCGAGCGGCACGCGGGCGTGGCCTGGGAACGGAATCTTTTGGGTTTGTCACTATTAGCGCGGCCGGCAACTGTTTCGTCGATCTGTGAGATTCAATTCAAGGCGGGGCTTGGCGGCTTTTGTGCGCGATAGTTTTGGATGGCATCGTCATGTCTCATGTGATGTGAGCCGGGGAGCACGTGAGCGTGGGAAGTGGACAGTGGTGGAgggtggtggcgcggcggctGGGAGCCTGGGAGTGGCAGAAAGCATGTGAAATCATAGGACTGACACGTCTTTAACGCTAACGTGCTGCGTGATTGTGCATTTCTGTTCTGTCTGGCGGGGTCGGGACCGACGCTCGTCGTGGAATGTGCATAAAAAGGAGAATGGAAAAAGAGGACGTGGCCCCGGCCAGTGGCAGAAGGAATAAAGCCCAGCTTTGTTCTTGTGGTCTCAGCATTGGCCCAGTGACGGCTCCATGGCACAAATCTACACCTAATGGCGAGCTACGATTACTAAGCTCTATGAAAACGCAAACATACACGAAAAAAAAGGGGCGATTTATGTGGCCCAACATGTAACCCACAACTATATTTTTAATGTACGTGgtatcatcatcaccatcatcatcaactcctttAAATATGTGGTTGGCGTATCGTCAAATCATGGAGCGAAATAAGACATGGATGCATCGATTAAAAGATGTACAGAAAAATTAGCCAATCAAGTGCTTTAAGTGGCTGAATGGATTTGGGAGTTAGGCATTTGGAAAGAATTCTAGAAACATCTTTGATATCCATGTAGTAAACATGGGGACTCGGATGCTAGCTAATGTTGAAGTGCACTCTAGGAGTTGGCTGCCCGTCATGTTTATTAGTTT encodes the following:
- the LOC101785375 gene encoding protein trichome birefringence-like 6, which encodes MERQRSSSTSSSNSSYSSSYHLVSPKSLLLLSFASSSLLFSFLFALFALRHGRPLPFASAHISANGSAVDIERAPALGGPVGGAGVVEVDEAVRGRRSKDWVAEGTRRAGAGDLSPAPVVGSGSAIEVKGEVTGGGNGGAPANGEVLGGQEIAEAGNYSSIGALGLAIDSKEEAVRVGVDGEKLEKDSSVSEKPNSAEGKNLSKKAETPLDVGNASASVEVTATAEKLEGAESVRAVNFSMEASGTVMVVRGESLQDGYVGNEYSSSVQAAYAYQRGEQRESSDHSAGKNNSVAAPANPVKQDPNLIEEAVASKMDSSQIDAVHCDVYDGGWVFDETYPLYTSDSCPFIDEGFSCGANGRMDDNYMKWRWQPKNCNIPRFDARRMLEMLRGKRLVFIGDSINRNQWESMMCLLRMAVSDPARIHETRGRKITKEKGDYNFKFLDYNCSVEFHVTHFLVHEGKARIGQKRTKTLRIDTIDRSSSRWKGADVLVFNTAHWWSHHKTKAGVNYYQEGDHVHPHLDAYTAYQRALTTWASWVDRYINPQQTRVFFRSTSPSHFSGGEWNSGGHCRESTVPLNDTHARPVPERNVILEQVTKQMKTPVTVLNITNLSGIRIDGHPSVYGRKAVGLTASSVQDCSHWCLPGVPDAWNELLFYHLVSSQEKRM
- the LOC101785781 gene encoding protein trichome birefringence-like 6 — encoded protein: MERQRSPASCSSSYHRHLLSPKSLLLVSLASLSLLSCFLLALRQGRPLHLPLAFAAAPAPVVAGGWGYWGGPAAAEVEEAVLGLRRGDSVAEGARPAGPGDLSVRGVGSVTEAQETATGGGNGGAPSDGEVLKVQEVGEARNHSLGGLDSAVEVKEAAAQGSGGERLTKAKDLISERPNLAEDKNLSNETLGSAAASAEKLEVTGSSRDVNFSVQASGPAMNTRDEFLRGGHDDDGRNSSVHGAYASQKGGHWESSDNSTLGNNPGGTPVNPDEQERAKSSIDSAQSNAAQCDVSDGSWVFDESYPLYGSNSCPFIDEGFSCQANGRMDQSYMKMRWQPKHCNVPRFNARKMLEMLRGKRLVFVGDSINRNQWESMMCLLRTAIPDPSRIRETHGRKITKQKGYYNFKFLDYNCSVEYHTTHFLVHETKARIGQKRAMTLRIDTIDQSSSRWKGADVLVFNSAHWWSHHKTNAGVNFYQEGDHVHPHLEASTAFQRALITWASWIDRYIDPRKTRVFFRSSSPSHFSGGEWNSGGHCRESTLEPNDSCAWPMPEINVMLEQISKQMKMPVTILNITDLSRLRTDGHPSVFRRKGVDLTASSAQDCSHWCLPGVPDTWNELLFYHLLSSKGKDLTR
- the LOC101786187 gene encoding uncharacterized protein LOC101786187; protein product: MCGGCCRRQSDPDGSPAGGGGGRRGFCGPALAALALAAAAAVAFLEGTAGGVYYAGEGWLHECAKWDAEGGRFLVSTFFGAGVTEVRGGGVAEERVVLADPDAAGRVALGLAVDAPRRRLLLVYADRLPRLGYAALAAYDLGSWRRLFLTRLDVPGESTFPDDVAADEDGNGYVTDARGSKIWKVSPDGALLGVIRNATFTQRPGARHNLIGLNGIVHHPNGYLLVIHTSGGDLFKVDPKTETVRVVKVQGSLRRGDGLELLSATRLVVAGMPSRLVESSDDWETASVTGQYVGPIHRVGASATVKDGDVYINHIFGFGLGKKKTHVLAKAVFTPLVAAS